One Streptomyces dangxiongensis genomic window, CGTCCGGGTGTCCTGTTCCATTCCGCTCCACCACTGGACGGCCGCCGCCGCGCCACCGCCGAGTACCGCCGCGACGGCCACGACCAGCGCGAGGGCGCGCAGCCGGTGGCGGGGCCGGTCATCCGCCCGGCCGCCCCCGGTGGCGGGCTGCAGCACGGTGACCCCACCTGCCGTCGACCCACCGGGGCTGACCGGGCCGCCCGTGGGCGTGCCGGCCATAGGTGTGCCGGTGGTGGGCGTGCCGGTGGTGGGTGCCGTCGGCCAGCCTTGACCGGAGCCCGCCGGTGCGGGGCCGTAACCGCCCGCCGGGGCCCCGGAGTCGTAGGGCCCGCCCGGGCCGTGACCGCTGCCCGGGTGCACGCCCGAACCCTGGGTGGGGACGAACGCCTGTGCCGAACGCGGTCGGCGGCCCTCCGCCGCCTCGGCGAGCATCTGCTCCGTCTCCCCCGCGTCCGGGCGCCGCGCCGGGTCCTTGTGCAGCAGCGCGGCGATGACGGGCGCGAGCGGACCGGCGTGTCGCGGCTCGTCGGCATCCTCCTCGACGACCGCCTGCATGGTGCTCAGCGGCGAGGTGCGCCGGAACGGCGAGCGGCCCTCGACGGCCGTGTACAGCGTGGCGCCGAGCGCCCACAGGTCCGAGGACGGGCCGGGGTCGTGACCGCGCACCCGCTCGGGCGCGAGGTAGTCGACCGAGCCGACGACCTCCCCGGTGCGCGTGATGGTGGTGTCGCCCTCGATCTGGGCGATGCCGAAGTCGGTGAGCAGGACCCGGCCGTCATCGCCGAGGAGGACGTTGCCGGGCTTGACGTCCCGGTGCAGTACACCGGCGCCGTGAGCGGCGCGCAGCGCACGCAGTACCCACAGCCCGATCCGCGCGCTCTCCGCCGGCTCGATGCGGCCCCGCTCCTTGACCGCGTCGGCCAACGAGTTGCCCTCGACCAGCTCCATCACGATCCACGGGCGGCCGTCGTGTTCCAGGACGTCGTGCACGGTGACGACGGCGGAGTGGTTGATGCGCGCGGCGGCACGCGCCTCGGACCGGGTACGGGCGAGCAGGACGGACCGGTCGCTGTCGGAGACGTAGAGCGCGGCGGTCAACTCCTTGACGGCGACCTGCCGGTGCAGCACCTCGTCGTGGGCGCGCCACACCCGGCCCATGCCGCCGCTGCCGATGGAGTCGGCGAGCCGGTATCGGCCCGCTATGAGCAGGCCCTGCATCTGATTCACGTTGCCCCGCAATGCTCTTGACAGGCTCAGACTAAGGACCGGCCTGCCCGCAGGGAACCGGCGGGGTGCCAAGGTGACAGCACTGTGACGGTTGACGCCCCCCGCACGCGCGCGCGTATCGCTCCCGGCCGGCGGGCCGCCACTGCGACCGCTCAACTGCGAGGGCGGTACGTGGCGGTGGCCCGTCCGGCCGCCGCGCCGGCAGGCCCCCGTGACCCGCTCAACCGCTCAGCCGGTACGTCGTGGTCGCCTGTTCGTACAGCCGGGTCACCTCGTCGCGCTCGGCCTCCGGGCCGCGGACCTGGATGACGTGGTAGCGCCCGTTCAGCAGCAGCGCCATGTTCCGCACGAACAGGTCCCGCCCCTGCCCGTCGGTCCAGGTGAACTGCCCCTCCGCCATGGTCCGTCCGCCCACCTCGATGGTGCGCAACCCGGTGGCCGTGGCCCAGCTCGAGTCCCGGTACGGCTGGAGTTCACGCTCCTTGTCCCGCTGGTAGGCCATCGGATCGCTGCCGAACGCCGAGGTGCCGTCCCGCCCCGGTACGACGATCAGCTCGAAGTTCCCCTGTGCGTACTGCACTTGACCGCTGCCGTTCTTCGGGGTGCGGTGCCAGCCCTCGGCGACGGCGACCTGGAAGCCGTCCGGGTCCTTGCGCAGGGTGAAACCGTCGGCGACGGCGGAGTCACCGCCGGTCTGCGTCTCGGTCGCGGGCGCGGAGGCGCCGCCGTCCGGTGCGCTCGGCCCGGCCGACGCCCCCGCGGAGCGGGACGGCACGGGGCCGGTCCGCCCGGTGACGCCGGTACGGCCACGGTCCGCCTCGCCGCTCTCGCCCTGTTTCGGCATGAGGAGCAGCGCGTAGGCGACCGCGCCGGCCAGCAGGAGCAGGATCAGCAGGAGCAGGGTCCGGCCCAGGCTGCGCGGCGAACGGGCGCCCTCCCGGGCCCGCTTGTGCCGGCCGTGCGGGTGGGTCGCGGGCAGCCCGGCACGGCGCCGGCGCACCAGCTCGCCGCGGCGCCGGACGATCGGCAGTCGGCGCGGGTCGGTGGGCGGCACGGGCACGACGTTGATGCCGGCGTCGGGTTCGGGCGCGGAGCGCACCAGTGACCGCAGCCAGCCGCTCAGCTCCTCCGTCTCGGGCCGCTCGGTGGGGTCCTGACGCAGCAGCGACTCCACGACCGGCCGCAGCGGGCCGCACTCCTCGGCGAAGGCGGGCGGCTCGGCGCAGACCAACTGGACCAGCTCGGCCGTCGACTCCTCCGGGTACGGCGCGTGCCCCTGCACCGACCGGAACAGCAGCGCGCCCAGCGCCCACAGGTCGGTGGCCGGACCGATCGGCGCCGCAAGCTGCCAGTTCTCGTGCACGGATCCGGCCTGTTCCGGCGCCCACCGCTCGGTCACCGGCCCCACGACGGTCATCCGTAGCTGCCGGGCCCGCTCCGCGGCCAACGCCGTACCGGGTCCCCGCCGCACGGCACCCCCCTCGTCCCAACAGGCGGCCGAGGGTGCGGAAACGCCGGAGGACTCGCCCACGCGGCCGGGAACGGCGGAACGACCGGGATCGGCGGAGTGGCCGGGAACGGCGGAGTGCTCACCGCGCGGTGCGGCGCCGTGCCACGGGGCGCCGCGCACCCCGTACGGGTCGGCTATCCGCTCGGACGGCCTCGCGCCGCCCGTCTCCGGGCCGTACGGCGACGGTGCCGCGGCGTCGGCTCGGCCGGTACCGCCGCCGGCCTCGGCCGGTGGACGGGCCGCGGGCAGGGCGGGGCGCCCGTACTGCTGGGCCTCTTGCACCCGGGCGGCGGCCCGGGCACCCGCGCGGTAGGCGGCGATGGCACCGGCACGGGCGGCGCGGATGTCCTCGCCGCTCTCCAGAGCCCGCTGGCCCGCCGGCCCGGACGCACCGGCACCGGTCGCTTCACCCGCCCCCGGGACCGGCAGGCCGCCGGCCGCCCGCGCCTGGATCGCGGCCCGGCGCGCCGCCTCGGGATCGGCCCCCGCGGCCGGCCCACCGTCCGGACCGCCCCCGGCGAAGCCCCCGTCACCGTCGGAGACCGCGGGCACACCGGAGACCCCTGACCTGCCGGAGACCCCGGGCACGCCGGGAACCCCGGACCTGCCGGAAGCGCCGGGAACGCCGGGGACACCCGCGACGCCGGGAGCTCCCGCGTCCCGCCCGTCTCCCGGCGAATCGTCCCCCCGTACGTCCCCCGCCTCCCCCACGTCCGCCGTGAGCCCCTCCGGAGCCGGCACCGGGTCGTACCCGCACAGTGCCTCCTCCGCCGCGCCGACCGCGAGGCCGGTCAGCATCACGCGGCCGTCGTCGCAGACGAGGACCGTGCGGGCGGTGAGGTTGCGGTGCACCCAGCCGTGGGCGTGCAGCACGCGGAGCGCCATGAGGACGTCGGAGGCGACCTCGGCCGCCCGGTACGGCGAGAGCGGGGTCTCGGCGAGCAGGGCGGCCAGCGGGCGCGCGGCCACCAGCTCGCTGACGATCCACAGCGACCCGCCCTCGGCGAACACGTCGAAGACCTGGTCGAGGCGCGGGTGGTCGGGGACACGGGCGGCGGCCTGCGCGGCCTCGACGGCACGCCGCACGGCCGGGTCGGCGGGCTGCCGGGTGGCGGTCCTGGCCTCGGGTGCCCGGCGGGACGCGCGCTCCCGTGCGGTGAACCCCTCGGGCAGCCCCTCCGCGTCGAGGACCTCGGCCTCGACGACCTCCGGCAGCGGGACCTGCCGGACCAGGACCTCCTGACCGCTGTAGGTGTCGAAGGCGCGGGTCTCGGTGAGTTCGTACGCGTCGGACGGCGGAAGTGGCAGGCGGTAGCGGTCGGCGAGCACCCGACCCGCGTAGTCGTCCACTTGGCCTCCCCCGGCCGCCCGAGATCCGTCACTTCCGTTCGTCGTACGGCCCGTTTCGCACACGCATGCGGCTGCGTACGGTCCGCGACCATTCACGATACGTGCCGGAGGCAACCCGCACGGAGTGGATGACGGATTCCCACGCACCAAACCGGCGCGCCCGGCCTACGACTTGGGCGTGAAGGACTTGGTGAGCGTCTTCCAGGTGTCCTTGCGCAGATCGCCGTGCCAGTCGGCGCCCTTCGCGGTGTACATCAGCGCGTAACCGAGGTGGCCGTTCACCACGAAGCCCCGGTCGATCGTCCGGTACCCGGTGCCGCCCTCGTCGTAGGTGAACTCCCAGTCGGCCGTGTTCCAGCCGCGGTAGCCGACCTTCTCGATGCGTAGCTTGCGGTACTGGGAGCGCACCATGTAGCGCTCCTGGTTCTTCCAGTCCGCCACCGGGTCTCCCTTGGGCGTGCCGGTCCAGGCGACGAGCAGCTTCTGTCCGGCGGGCCCGGTGTAGCGGTCGCCGGCGCCTCCGGTGGAGCGGTACTGCCAGCCCTTCGGCAGCCCGATCGAGTACCCCTGGCCGCTCTTGCGGGTCGAGACCGCCGGGGCGCTCCCGCCGTCCTTGCCGTCGTCCTCACCGCCGGACGGGCCGGAGTCGTCGGCGGACGGGCCGGCGTCGGAGTCCGGCCCGGGGGCCGACGCCGAACCGGTGCCGGCCGGTGCGGCGCTCGCGCCGTCCGTCCGCTTCCCGCTGGCCGTGCCGCCGCCCGTCTTCCTGTCCTCCTTGGTGGACGCGGTGGCGCTGGCGGCGGCCTTGGCTCCGCTGTTCCCGCCGTTCTTGTCGTCGCCGCTCAGCGTGAGGGCGAGCACGGTGCCGAGCACCGCGAGAGCGACGACCACGGCGATGATGACGAGCGTGCGCCGGGGCACCACGTCGGTCAGCGGCGCCCTGGGCACCGGCCTCGGCGGCAGGTCCAGGTCCGGCGGCGGCACCACGGGCCAGCCGGAACTCTGCTTGGCCGCACCGGAGTCCGGCACGGATCCGGAACCCTGTGCGGGAACGGCCGGTCTGCCGGCCGGACCGGTGCCCGCCGGCCCGGCGGCGGCGGACCGCGCCCCGGTGGCCGCACCGCCGGCCGCCGGGGCCGTCGTCTCGCTCGTGGTCCTCGGCCGCGCCGCCGCCGCGCCGGCGGCCTTGCGGACCGAACGCAGCGCGCCGCGCCGTTTCTCCCCGGCCTCCTCACCGCGCTTGCCGCCGGGTGGTCCCGGCTGCGCCGGCAGGGGGACCACGCGTGTGGCGTCCATCGGCTCCTGCTCGGGCGCGTGGATCACCGCGTTGAGCATGGCCCGGGCCCCGGCGTCGTCGAGCCGCTGGGCCGGATCCTTGGTCAGCAGGCCGTAGATGACGTCCCGCAGCGGTCCCGCGTGCTTCGGCTCGTCCAGGGACTCGGTCATCACCGCGGTGAGCGTGGCGATCGCCGAGCCCTTGTCGTAGGGCGGCACCCCTTCGACCGCCGCGTACAGCAGGCCGCCGAGCGACCACAGGTCGGCCGCCGGTCCGGGCTTGTGGCCGCGGGCGCGCTCCGGGGAGATGTAGGAGGGGGCGCCGACCAGCATGCCGGTGGAGGTGATGGACGGGTCGCCCTCGACCTGCGCGATGCCGAAGTCGGTGAGAACGACCCGGCCGTCCTCGGCGATGAGCACGTTGGACGGCTTCACGTCCCGGTGCAGGATGCCCTGGCGGTGCGCGGAGCGCAGTACGTCGAGGACGGCGAGCCCCACCTCGGCGGCGCGCCTGGGCTTCAGCAGGCCGTCCTCGCGGATGACCTCGGCGAGGGACTTGCCCTCCACCAACTCCATGACGATCCACGGCCGGTCGTCCTCGTCGACCACGTCGAAGACCGTCACCGCGCTGTTGTTGCGGATCCGGGCGATCGCCTTGGCCTCGCGCAGGGTGCGCGTGATCAGGCGCCGCTTCTCCTCCTCGTCGATGTTCGTCGGGAACCGCAGTTCCTTGACGGCGACCGTCCGGCCGAGGGTCTCGTCCTCGGCGCGCCAGACCGTGCCCATGCCGCCGCGGCCCAGCACGTCTCCCAGCCGGTACCGCCCGGCGAGGAGACGCCGCTCGCCGTTGTCCTGACGAGTCTCCTGACGGGATGTACCCGCCCGCTCCGTCTCCGACATGCGTCCCCTCATACAACCCGCCCTGACAGAGCCTCCATTGTCTCTTACCCCGCAAGTGGCCGACGCCCAGGGTGCCTGTGGCCGAAGGCCGCCTCCCGCGCCCCCGAAGCCCTCGTGAAGCGGGCGTTCCGCTTACCGGGATGATGGGTTGCAAGAGGGGAGGAACCGGCATGCCGACGCTTCGGACACTCCCGGCCATACCGGCGTCCGCCGTGGCCGCCCCACGGGCGCGGCACCGACGGCGACCCATCCGCCCGGTCCCGCTGGCCCACCCCGGCGGGCTGCCCGGCTTCGGGAAGTCGCCCGGAGCACGCCTCCGCTGACCCCACCTCAGACCTACCCATAACGCCCCCTCCCTCCGCCCACCCGGGCCGCCCGTCGCGCTTCAGCTCCGACCACGTCCACCGAGCCGGCCACGTCCACCGAACCGGACCCGCACCCGGCCGGCGCGGGCGAGCCGGTGACATGCCGGCCCACCCGGACCGCTGCCACGCGGCCCGCTCACGGGCGGATTCCGCCCTCACACCCGGTAGAACGAGCCGCTTCCGAACGCAGATCCCGGTTCACGCGACTCGTTCGGGTGAAAGCCCCCCGGCCGGGGCGCCGGCAGGGCTCAGGTGAGCGGCACGATGTCCGGTGCTCCCAGCCGGGCCGCGTCCGCCGTCTGGTCGTCCGGCTGGAGCTGGGACTCCCGTTCGGCCTCCACGCGCTTCTCGTAGTGCTCGACCTCGCGCTCGATCCGGTCCCGGTCCCAGCCGAGGACCGGTGCCATCAGCTCGGCCGCCTCCCGGGCGCTGCGCGTGCCCCGGTCGAACGTCTCGATGGAGATGCGGGTGCGGCGGGTGAGGACGTCGTCCAGGTGCCGGGCGCCCTCGTGCGAGGCGGCGTACACCACCTCGGCGCGCAGGTAGTCGTCGGCGGCCCTCAGCGGCTCACCGAGCGCCGGATCGGCGGTGATGAGGTCCAGGACCTCCTCGGCCATCGAGCCGTAACGATTCAGCAGGTGTTCCACGCGGACCACGTGCAGTCCGGCGCGGGCGGCGATGCGCGCTCGCGCGTTCCACAGCGCCTGGTAGCCCTCCGCGCCCAGCAGCGGGGTCTCCTCCGTCACGCAGTCGGCGACGCGCGCGTCGAGACCGTGCACGGCCTCGTCGACGGCGTCCTTCGCCATCACCCGGTACGTCGTGTACTTGCCGCCCGCCACGACCACGAGCCCCGGTGCCGGGTGGGCGACCGTGTGCTCGCGGGACAGCTTGCTGGTGGCGTCGGACTCGCCGGCCAGCAGCGGGCGCAACCCGGCGTACACGCCCTGCACGTCGTCGCGGGACAGCGGCACGGCGAGCACGGAGTTGACGTGTTCCAGCAGGTAGTCGATGTCGGCGCTGGACGCGGCCGGGTGGGCCTTGTCCAGGTCCCAGCCGGTGTCGGTGGTGCCGACGATCCAGTGCCGGCCCCAGGGGATGACGAACAGGACGGACTTCTCGGTGCGCAGGATCAGGCCGGTGGTGGAGTGGATGCGGTCCTTGGGGACGACCAGGTGGATGCCCTTGGAGGCGCGGACGTGGAACTGGCCGCGCTCGCCCACCATGCCCTGGGTGTCGTCGGTCCACACGCCGGTGGCGTTGACGACCTGCCGGGCCCGGATCTCGTACTCCCCGCCGGTCTCCACGTCCCGCACCCGGGCGCCGACGACGCGTTCGCCCTCGCGCAGGAACCCGGTCACGCGCGCACGGTTGGCCACCTTCGCGCCGTACGACGCCGCCGTGCGCACCAGGGTGGCCACGAAGCGGGCGTCGTCGACCTGGGCGTCGTAGTACTGGAGGGCGCCGACGAGGGCGTCCTTGCGCAGGCAGGGGGCGACGCGCAGGGCGTGACGGCGGCTCAGGTGGCGGTGCACGGGCAGGCCCCGGCCGTGGCCGCGGGCCATGGACATCGCGTCGTAGAGCGCGACGCCCGAGCCGGCGTACAGCCGTTCCCAGCCCTTGTGCTGGAGGGGGTAGAGGAACGGCACCGGTTTGACCAGGTGCGGGGCGAGCCGCTCCAGGAGCA contains:
- a CDS encoding glycerol-3-phosphate dehydrogenase/oxidase, encoding MRTTTLGPAQRAEALAAMAERELDVLVIGGGVVGAGTALDAVTRGLSTGLVEARDWASGTSSRSSKLIHGGLRYLEMLDFALVREALKERGLLLERLAPHLVKPVPFLYPLQHKGWERLYAGSGVALYDAMSMARGHGRGLPVHRHLSRRHALRVAPCLRKDALVGALQYYDAQVDDARFVATLVRTAASYGAKVANRARVTGFLREGERVVGARVRDVETGGEYEIRARQVVNATGVWTDDTQGMVGERGQFHVRASKGIHLVVPKDRIHSTTGLILRTEKSVLFVIPWGRHWIVGTTDTGWDLDKAHPAASSADIDYLLEHVNSVLAVPLSRDDVQGVYAGLRPLLAGESDATSKLSREHTVAHPAPGLVVVAGGKYTTYRVMAKDAVDEAVHGLDARVADCVTEETPLLGAEGYQALWNARARIAARAGLHVVRVEHLLNRYGSMAEEVLDLITADPALGEPLRAADDYLRAEVVYAASHEGARHLDDVLTRRTRISIETFDRGTRSAREAAELMAPVLGWDRDRIEREVEHYEKRVEAERESQLQPDDQTADAARLGAPDIVPLT
- a CDS encoding serine/threonine-protein kinase; the encoded protein is MQGLLIAGRYRLADSIGSGGMGRVWRAHDEVLHRQVAVKELTAALYVSDSDRSVLLARTRSEARAAARINHSAVVTVHDVLEHDGRPWIVMELVEGNSLADAVKERGRIEPAESARIGLWVLRALRAAHGAGVLHRDVKPGNVLLGDDGRVLLTDFGIAQIEGDTTITRTGEVVGSVDYLAPERVRGHDPGPSSDLWALGATLYTAVEGRSPFRRTSPLSTMQAVVEEDADEPRHAGPLAPVIAALLHKDPARRPDAGETEQMLAEAAEGRRPRSAQAFVPTQGSGVHPGSGHGPGGPYDSGAPAGGYGPAPAGSGQGWPTAPTTGTPTTGTPMAGTPTGGPVSPGGSTAGGVTVLQPATGGGRADDRPRHRLRALALVVAVAAVLGGGAAAAVQWWSGMEQDTRTSGDSGPAPQPAVSGSGTPGSTGTIPAGWRTYHDPLGFSLSLPKGWTRKVYGIEGDLKQVDYTPDGGRHFVRIAIDTAPDYAKPLSHQEDLERQLQRLVDYRRVTMKENIYRDRDGALWEYTWTALKKDPPYVAGPRHAVEETYFSREGTEYVIYMSAPAADWVTAGKRFTWVLRSWQQPNEG
- a CDS encoding serine/threonine-protein kinase, which encodes MSETERAGTSRQETRQDNGERRLLAGRYRLGDVLGRGGMGTVWRAEDETLGRTVAVKELRFPTNIDEEEKRRLITRTLREAKAIARIRNNSAVTVFDVVDEDDRPWIVMELVEGKSLAEVIREDGLLKPRRAAEVGLAVLDVLRSAHRQGILHRDVKPSNVLIAEDGRVVLTDFGIAQVEGDPSITSTGMLVGAPSYISPERARGHKPGPAADLWSLGGLLYAAVEGVPPYDKGSAIATLTAVMTESLDEPKHAGPLRDVIYGLLTKDPAQRLDDAGARAMLNAVIHAPEQEPMDATRVVPLPAQPGPPGGKRGEEAGEKRRGALRSVRKAAGAAAARPRTTSETTAPAAGGAATGARSAAAGPAGTGPAGRPAVPAQGSGSVPDSGAAKQSSGWPVVPPPDLDLPPRPVPRAPLTDVVPRRTLVIIAVVVALAVLGTVLALTLSGDDKNGGNSGAKAAASATASTKEDRKTGGGTASGKRTDGASAAPAGTGSASAPGPDSDAGPSADDSGPSGGEDDGKDGGSAPAVSTRKSGQGYSIGLPKGWQYRSTGGAGDRYTGPAGQKLLVAWTGTPKGDPVADWKNQERYMVRSQYRKLRIEKVGYRGWNTADWEFTYDEGGTGYRTIDRGFVVNGHLGYALMYTAKGADWHGDLRKDTWKTLTKSFTPKS
- a CDS encoding protein kinase codes for the protein MDDYAGRVLADRYRLPLPPSDAYELTETRAFDTYSGQEVLVRQVPLPEVVEAEVLDAEGLPEGFTARERASRRAPEARTATRQPADPAVRRAVEAAQAAARVPDHPRLDQVFDVFAEGGSLWIVSELVAARPLAALLAETPLSPYRAAEVASDVLMALRVLHAHGWVHRNLTARTVLVCDDGRVMLTGLAVGAAEEALCGYDPVPAPEGLTADVGEAGDVRGDDSPGDGRDAGAPGVAGVPGVPGASGRSGVPGVPGVSGRSGVSGVPAVSDGDGGFAGGGPDGGPAAGADPEAARRAAIQARAAGGLPVPGAGEATGAGASGPAGQRALESGEDIRAARAGAIAAYRAGARAAARVQEAQQYGRPALPAARPPAEAGGGTGRADAAAPSPYGPETGGARPSERIADPYGVRGAPWHGAAPRGEHSAVPGHSADPGRSAVPGRVGESSGVSAPSAACWDEGGAVRRGPGTALAAERARQLRMTVVGPVTERWAPEQAGSVHENWQLAAPIGPATDLWALGALLFRSVQGHAPYPEESTAELVQLVCAEPPAFAEECGPLRPVVESLLRQDPTERPETEELSGWLRSLVRSAPEPDAGINVVPVPPTDPRRLPIVRRRGELVRRRRAGLPATHPHGRHKRAREGARSPRSLGRTLLLLILLLLAGAVAYALLLMPKQGESGEADRGRTGVTGRTGPVPSRSAGASAGPSAPDGGASAPATETQTGGDSAVADGFTLRKDPDGFQVAVAEGWHRTPKNGSGQVQYAQGNFELIVVPGRDGTSAFGSDPMAYQRDKERELQPYRDSSWATATGLRTIEVGGRTMAEGQFTWTDGQGRDLFVRNMALLLNGRYHVIQVRGPEAERDEVTRLYEQATTTYRLSG